A genome region from Streptomyces sp. NBC_01296 includes the following:
- a CDS encoding type II secretion system F family protein has protein sequence MGGFAIHRLGMALCVAAAVLCTASAVAAQVRARAARRRVAAVLSVEPERRAPVFGSAIRVAVAAWAGPAGALLAAWVLVGGLPGVLAGCGAAIGVWRWLRRTRPPAGVDLQAVERQLPFAADLLAACLAAGAAPVEAAEVVGESLGGPVGERLALAGAELRLGGEPGDAWGRLAEIPGARALAECLERAARTGAPAAEPVSRLATALREDRARQAGARAQRAAVLVTAPVGLCFLPAFLAVGVAPVVTGMASGLLSGT, from the coding sequence ATGGGGGGCTTCGCGATCCACAGGCTGGGGATGGCGTTGTGCGTCGCGGCGGCGGTGCTATGCACGGCCTCGGCGGTGGCGGCGCAGGTCCGGGCGCGGGCGGCGCGGCGCAGGGTCGCCGCCGTGCTGTCGGTGGAACCGGAGCGGCGGGCGCCGGTGTTCGGGTCGGCGATACGGGTGGCGGTGGCCGCATGGGCCGGCCCGGCCGGGGCGCTGCTGGCGGCCTGGGTGCTGGTCGGCGGGCTGCCGGGGGTGCTGGCCGGCTGCGGTGCGGCGATCGGGGTGTGGCGCTGGCTGCGGCGGACACGACCGCCGGCCGGGGTGGATCTGCAGGCGGTGGAGCGTCAGCTGCCGTTCGCAGCCGATCTGTTGGCTGCCTGCCTGGCGGCCGGTGCGGCGCCGGTGGAGGCCGCGGAGGTGGTGGGCGAGTCGCTGGGCGGCCCGGTGGGCGAGCGGCTGGCGCTGGCCGGGGCGGAGCTCCGGCTCGGCGGCGAACCGGGGGATGCGTGGGGGAGGTTGGCGGAGATACCCGGCGCCCGGGCGCTCGCGGAATGCCTGGAGCGGGCGGCCCGGACGGGGGCTCCGGCGGCGGAGCCGGTCTCCCGCCTGGCGACGGCCCTCCGGGAGGACCGGGCCCGGCAGGCCGGAGCCCGCGCCCAGCGGGCGGCGGTGCTCGTCACCGCTCCGGTGGGGCTGTGTTTCCTCCCCGCGTTTCTCGCGGTCGGAGTGGCCCCGGTGGTGACCGGAATGGCTTCCGGTCTCCTCTCCGGTACCTGA
- a CDS encoding Rv3654c family TadE-like protein, with amino-acid sequence MSRDRGSATVWAALVATVLGAVFGGVLLLGQAVVARHRAAAAADLAALAAAATWTHGPEAACAAARRVAGAQSAAVTNCTVQGEVAEVAAHPATGPFAPTISARAGPPLPAAD; translated from the coding sequence ATGAGCCGGGACAGGGGTTCGGCGACGGTGTGGGCGGCGCTGGTGGCCACGGTGCTGGGGGCGGTGTTCGGCGGGGTGCTGCTGCTCGGCCAGGCCGTCGTCGCCCGGCACCGCGCGGCGGCGGCCGCCGATCTGGCGGCCCTCGCGGCGGCGGCGACCTGGACCCACGGCCCGGAAGCGGCCTGCGCCGCGGCACGCAGGGTCGCAGGGGCCCAGAGCGCGGCCGTGACCAACTGCACCGTCCAGGGCGAGGTGGCCGAGGTGGCGGCCCACCCCGCAACGGGCCCGTTCGCCCCGACGATCAGCGCCCGAGCGGGACCGCCCCTACCCGCCGCCGACTGA
- a CDS encoding DEAD/DEAH box helicase translates to MAFNHLPAGAHDAFGPLSRTPVTHSLPMANTHRPGRPTAPEDPRPTPGTVLDRLSRGPSRAARITHTEHLPPRAGRHAVWPDRIRTDVVAAIQAAGIDHPWEHQAAAAEHALDGESVVVATGTASGKSLAYLAPVLSALADGAEAPNGRGATALYLAPTKALAADQRRAVRALAAPLGNAVRPAVYDGDTPVEEREWVRQYANYVLTNPDMLHRGILPAHPRWSSFLRSLRYVVIDECHTYRGVFGSHVAQVLRRLRRVCARYGADPVFLLASATASDPAAAASRLTGVPVTEVADDASPRGEVVFALWEPPLTDLRGEKGAPVRRTATAETADLLTDLVVQGVRTVAFVRSRRGAELISVIAQERLAEVDRSLPGRVAAYRGGYLPEERRALERALHSGELLGLAATTALELGVDVSGLDAVLITGYPGTRASLWQQAGRAGRSGQGALAVLIARDDPLDTYLVHHPEALFRQPVEATVLDPDNPYVLAPHLCAAAAELPLTEADLALFGPAARELIPQLEAAKLLRRRATAWHWTRRERASDLTDIRGEGGRPVQIVEAATGRLLGTVDESAAHTAVHDGAVHLHQGRTYLVKHLDLEDSVALVEEASPPFSTTARDTTSISVLETETEIPWGPARLCFGSVEVTNQVVSYLRRKLITGEVLGEAKLDLPPRTLRTRAVWWTVTEDQLDEARINPEILGGALHAAEHASIGLLPLFATCDRWDIGGVSVPLHPDTLLPTVFVYDGHPGGAGFAERAFHTARAWLTATRDAIAACECEAGCPSCIQSPKCGNGNDPLHKRGAIRLLTRLLAQAPPP, encoded by the coding sequence ATGGCATTCAATCACTTACCGGCAGGCGCGCACGACGCCTTCGGACCATTGTCCCGCACGCCGGTGACACACTCGCTTCCAATGGCCAATACTCACCGTCCCGGTCGGCCCACGGCACCCGAGGACCCGCGACCCACCCCAGGCACGGTTCTGGACCGCCTCTCACGGGGGCCTTCTCGAGCTGCGCGCATCACCCATACGGAGCACTTGCCCCCTCGGGCGGGTCGTCATGCAGTCTGGCCCGACCGCATCCGAACGGATGTCGTAGCCGCAATTCAGGCCGCCGGGATCGACCATCCGTGGGAGCACCAGGCCGCGGCGGCCGAGCACGCCCTGGACGGCGAGTCGGTGGTCGTCGCCACCGGGACCGCCTCGGGCAAGTCGCTGGCCTACCTCGCACCGGTGCTCTCCGCCCTCGCGGACGGCGCGGAAGCACCGAACGGGCGGGGCGCGACCGCCCTCTACCTGGCCCCGACCAAGGCTCTGGCAGCCGACCAGCGGCGCGCCGTACGAGCGCTGGCCGCGCCCCTGGGCAACGCCGTGCGGCCCGCGGTCTACGACGGCGACACGCCGGTCGAGGAACGCGAATGGGTGCGCCAGTACGCGAACTACGTCCTCACCAACCCCGACATGCTCCACCGGGGGATCCTGCCCGCCCATCCCCGCTGGTCCTCCTTCCTGCGCTCCCTGCGCTACGTGGTCATCGACGAGTGCCACACCTACCGGGGCGTATTCGGCTCCCACGTCGCCCAGGTGCTGCGCCGGCTGCGGCGGGTGTGCGCCCGCTACGGCGCCGATCCGGTCTTCCTGCTGGCCTCCGCCACCGCGAGCGACCCGGCGGCCGCGGCGTCCCGGCTGACCGGCGTCCCGGTCACCGAGGTCGCCGACGACGCCTCCCCGCGCGGCGAGGTGGTCTTCGCCCTGTGGGAGCCGCCGCTGACCGATCTGCGGGGCGAGAAGGGCGCCCCGGTACGCCGCACCGCCACGGCCGAGACCGCCGACCTGCTGACCGACCTGGTCGTCCAGGGGGTCCGTACGGTCGCCTTCGTCCGCTCCCGGCGCGGCGCGGAGCTGATCTCGGTGATCGCCCAGGAGCGACTCGCCGAGGTGGACCGGTCCCTGCCCGGGCGTGTCGCGGCCTACCGGGGCGGCTACCTGCCCGAGGAGCGCCGGGCCCTGGAGCGGGCCCTGCACTCCGGCGAGCTGCTCGGCCTGGCCGCCACCACGGCCCTGGAGCTGGGCGTGGACGTCTCGGGCCTGGACGCCGTCCTGATCACCGGGTACCCGGGCACCCGGGCCTCCCTGTGGCAGCAGGCGGGCCGCGCCGGGCGCTCGGGCCAGGGCGCCCTGGCCGTGCTGATCGCCCGGGACGACCCGCTCGACACGTACTTGGTCCACCATCCGGAGGCCCTGTTCCGCCAACCGGTGGAGGCCACGGTCCTCGACCCGGACAACCCGTACGTCCTGGCCCCGCACCTGTGCGCGGCCGCCGCCGAGCTCCCGCTGACGGAGGCGGACCTCGCCCTGTTCGGCCCGGCGGCCCGGGAGCTGATCCCGCAGCTGGAGGCGGCGAAGCTGCTGCGCCGGCGGGCCACGGCCTGGCACTGGACCCGCCGGGAGCGGGCCTCGGACCTGACCGACATCCGGGGCGAGGGCGGCCGCCCGGTGCAGATCGTCGAGGCGGCCACCGGGCGCCTGCTGGGCACGGTCGACGAGTCGGCGGCCCACACCGCCGTCCACGACGGGGCCGTCCACCTCCACCAGGGCCGCACCTACCTGGTGAAGCACCTGGACCTGGAGGATTCGGTCGCGCTGGTCGAGGAGGCCAGCCCGCCCTTCTCGACCACCGCCCGCGACACCACCTCCATCTCCGTCCTGGAGACCGAGACCGAGATCCCCTGGGGACCGGCCCGGCTCTGCTTCGGCTCGGTCGAGGTGACCAACCAGGTCGTCTCGTACCTGCGCCGCAAACTGATCACCGGCGAGGTGCTCGGCGAGGCCAAGCTGGACCTGCCGCCCCGCACCCTGCGCACCCGGGCCGTGTGGTGGACCGTGACCGAGGACCAGCTCGACGAGGCCCGGATCAACCCGGAGATCCTCGGCGGCGCCCTGCACGCCGCCGAGCACGCCTCCATCGGTCTGCTGCCGCTGTTCGCCACCTGCGACCGCTGGGACATCGGCGGGGTCTCCGTCCCGCTGCATCCCGACACCCTCCTCCCGACCGTGTTCGTCTACGACGGCCACCCCGGCGGCGCCGGCTTCGCGGAGCGCGCCTTCCACACGGCCCGCGCCTGGCTGACGGCGACCCGCGATGCGATCGCGGCCTGCGAATGCGAGGCCGGCTGCCCCTCCTGCATCCAGTCCCCCAAGTGCGGCAACGGCAACGACCCCCTCCACAAACGCGGCGCGATCCGCCTGCTCACCCGCCTCCTGGCGCAAGCCCCACCCCCCTGA
- a CDS encoding ATP-binding protein, whose protein sequence is MAIVELRFSAQPEHVRTARLVAAAVARRAGVDEAVLDEVRLAVGEACSRAVGLHLSNGLTAPVRVVLTEEEKLFSIEVGDEVPGPPGGPTGAVPGLDAALDPDTDTEDEMGLAVISGLVDDVEVTSGESGGTIRMRWPVAAASDLP, encoded by the coding sequence ATGGCCATCGTTGAACTGCGCTTCAGCGCCCAGCCCGAACACGTCCGGACGGCCCGCCTGGTCGCGGCCGCCGTGGCACGGCGGGCCGGCGTGGACGAAGCCGTGCTCGACGAGGTCCGCCTCGCCGTGGGCGAGGCCTGCTCGCGCGCCGTCGGACTGCATCTCAGCAATGGGCTGACCGCGCCCGTCCGGGTGGTCCTGACCGAGGAGGAGAAGCTGTTCTCCATCGAGGTCGGCGACGAGGTGCCCGGACCGCCCGGCGGCCCCACGGGCGCCGTGCCCGGCCTCGACGCCGCCCTGGACCCGGACACCGACACCGAGGACGAGATGGGTCTCGCGGTCATCAGCGGGCTCGTCGACGACGTCGAGGTGACGAGCGGTGAATCGGGCGGAACCATCCGGATGCGCTGGCCGGTGGCCGCCGCGTCCGATCTTCCGTAG
- a CDS encoding small secreted protein: MNKKFAAAVSGSAVLMLVLSGCGGDETDNKANAWAKKVCDKWQPELKKIETANTDIKRVATESSKPDEVKTTDSAAFGTMSESYKAMGTALQGAGVPPVKDGQTTQTAAVKGFEDTSKGYADLKTKMDSLDPQDQTKFAAGLKEVAGGLEAATKGGKDALNTLKSGGLDKAMNTQKGCQVAAPSPSAK, encoded by the coding sequence GTGAACAAGAAGTTTGCGGCCGCGGTGTCCGGCAGTGCGGTACTGATGCTCGTGCTGTCCGGATGCGGCGGCGATGAGACGGACAACAAGGCCAACGCCTGGGCCAAGAAGGTTTGCGACAAGTGGCAGCCCGAGCTGAAGAAGATCGAGACCGCCAACACCGACATCAAGCGCGTGGCGACCGAGAGCAGCAAGCCCGACGAGGTGAAGACGACCGACTCGGCGGCGTTCGGGACGATGTCCGAGTCGTACAAGGCGATGGGGACCGCCCTGCAGGGGGCGGGAGTTCCGCCGGTCAAGGACGGCCAGACGACCCAGACAGCGGCCGTCAAGGGCTTCGAGGACACGTCCAAGGGCTACGCCGACCTGAAGACGAAGATGGACAGCCTGGACCCGCAGGACCAGACCAAGTTCGCCGCGGGCCTCAAGGAGGTGGCGGGCGGACTCGAGGCGGCCACCAAGGGCGGCAAGGACGCGCTCAACACGCTCAAGTCCGGCGGCCTGGACAAGGCGATGAACACCCAGAAGGGCTGCCAGGTCGCGGCGCCGTCGCCGTCGGCGAAGTGA
- a CDS encoding TadE family type IV pilus minor pilin codes for MCRSEEKRRGLGDRGYVTAEAALVIPALVLFAALLVWALMAAAAQIRCVDAARAGARAAARSEPRGVAVAAARAAAPPGAEVGVEREGDLWRVRVAAPAPGPGGLPVRLGAQAVALAEDSVGPPP; via the coding sequence ATGTGCCGTTCTGAGGAAAAACGCCGGGGGCTCGGCGACCGGGGATATGTGACGGCGGAGGCCGCCCTGGTGATCCCCGCGCTGGTGCTGTTCGCGGCGCTGCTGGTGTGGGCGCTGATGGCGGCCGCCGCGCAGATCCGGTGTGTGGACGCGGCCCGGGCCGGAGCCCGGGCGGCGGCCCGGTCGGAGCCGCGGGGCGTGGCGGTGGCCGCGGCCCGGGCGGCCGCCCCGCCTGGAGCGGAGGTCGGGGTGGAGCGCGAGGGGGACCTGTGGCGGGTCCGGGTGGCGGCGCCGGCGCCGGGCCCGGGCGGGCTGCCGGTACGGCTCGGGGCGCAGGCGGTGGCTCTGGCCGAGGACAGCGTGGGGCCGCCGCCATGA
- a CDS encoding type II secretion system F family protein yields MAAVPVPLFAGVLCAGTAAWALAGGDRVSRRARVVLAGGGPVVPRGPLRRERLVVAVRVRAARWREWSCLGAGLVVALLGGSVIPLAVGAAAVPLVRRWLRVRQRERARSARAAEVIALCGAAVGELRSGAQPGQALTAAMRRTAAGPGGPGAAEAGVLAAAAFGGDVPTALRQASREPGAEGLAGMAACWRISVDGGAGLAAGLDRLEGALRAERDRQESLRAQLAGARSTTAVLALLPLVGLLIGTGLGADPLHVLLHSPVGWGCLLAGGVLEALGLLWCRRIVRAGER; encoded by the coding sequence GTGGCCGCGGTGCCGGTGCCGCTGTTCGCCGGGGTGCTCTGCGCCGGGACGGCCGCCTGGGCCCTGGCCGGGGGAGACCGGGTGTCCCGGCGGGCCCGGGTGGTGCTGGCCGGGGGCGGGCCCGTGGTGCCCCGCGGTCCGCTGCGCCGGGAGCGGCTGGTGGTTGCCGTACGGGTGCGGGCCGCGCGGTGGCGGGAGTGGTCCTGCCTCGGGGCGGGGCTCGTGGTCGCGCTGCTGGGCGGGTCGGTGATCCCGCTGGCGGTGGGTGCGGCCGCGGTGCCGCTGGTGCGCCGGTGGCTGCGGGTCCGGCAGCGGGAGCGGGCGCGCAGCGCACGGGCCGCCGAGGTGATCGCGCTGTGCGGGGCCGCCGTGGGCGAGCTCCGGTCGGGCGCCCAGCCCGGGCAGGCGCTGACGGCGGCGATGCGGCGGACGGCCGCGGGCCCCGGCGGGCCCGGCGCAGCCGAGGCGGGGGTGCTGGCCGCCGCGGCGTTCGGCGGGGACGTGCCGACGGCGTTGCGCCAGGCGTCACGGGAGCCCGGCGCGGAAGGGCTGGCCGGAATGGCCGCCTGCTGGCGGATCTCGGTGGACGGAGGCGCGGGGCTCGCCGCCGGACTGGACCGGCTGGAGGGGGCGTTACGGGCCGAGCGCGACCGGCAGGAGTCGCTGCGGGCCCAGCTGGCGGGGGCCAGATCGACGACGGCGGTGCTCGCCCTGCTGCCGCTGGTCGGCCTGCTGATCGGCACCGGGCTCGGGGCGGACCCGCTCCACGTGCTGCTGCACAGCCCGGTCGGGTGGGGCTGCCTGCTGGCGGGCGGGGTGCTGGAGGCGCTGGGGCTGCTGTGGTGCCGGCGGATCGTACGGGCGGGGGAGCGGTGA
- a CDS encoding class I SAM-dependent methyltransferase — translation MSTTSLPSPDRAAELRTALLAAGFTADGLLDLLGAPAYAALARSETVPALRATRGRGDGPLASLVRLFLLQQPEPYVNAAEALPVEAALADGWLRREGDELHATVDVRPYGGPDGEDWFIVSDLGCAVGGAGGIGSREEGVVLGVGGASTTLAGITVRTPVATALDLGTGSGIQALHAAQHATRVTATDVNPRALEFTRLTLALSGAQEAELLEGSLFEPVGEATYDLIVSNPPFVISPGARLTYRDGGMGGDDLCRTLVQEAGAHLNPGGYAQFLGNWQHVDGEDWHDRVRAWVPRGCDAWIVQRDVQDVTQYAELWLRDAGDHRTDPAEYARRYEDWLDEFEARKTKAVGFGWITLRRSDAAEPSIVVEEWPHSVEQPLGDAVVAHFARQDYLRDHDDAALLEARFVLAEEIVQEQVGAPGAEDPEHVVLRQNRGMRRATKVDTVGAGFAGVCDGSLTAGRILDAIAHLVQEDPVVLRDRTPGSIRMLVEQGFLEPADG, via the coding sequence GTGAGTACCACCAGCCTTCCCTCGCCCGACCGCGCCGCCGAGCTCCGCACGGCCCTGCTCGCCGCCGGTTTCACCGCCGACGGCCTGCTCGACCTGCTCGGTGCCCCCGCCTACGCCGCACTGGCCCGCAGCGAGACGGTCCCTGCCCTGCGCGCCACCCGCGGCCGCGGCGACGGCCCGCTCGCGAGCCTGGTCCGGCTGTTCCTGCTCCAGCAGCCGGAGCCGTACGTGAACGCCGCCGAGGCGCTGCCCGTCGAAGCCGCGCTGGCGGACGGCTGGCTGCGCCGCGAGGGCGACGAGCTGCACGCCACCGTGGACGTGCGCCCGTACGGCGGCCCCGACGGGGAGGACTGGTTCATCGTCTCCGACCTCGGCTGCGCCGTCGGCGGGGCCGGCGGGATCGGCAGCCGCGAGGAGGGCGTGGTCCTCGGCGTCGGCGGTGCCTCCACCACCCTGGCCGGGATCACCGTCCGCACCCCGGTCGCCACCGCCCTCGACCTCGGCACCGGATCGGGCATCCAGGCCCTGCACGCCGCCCAGCACGCCACCCGGGTCACCGCCACCGACGTCAACCCCCGGGCCCTGGAGTTCACCCGGCTGACCCTGGCGCTGTCCGGCGCCCAGGAGGCCGAGCTGCTCGAGGGGTCGCTGTTCGAGCCGGTCGGCGAGGCCACGTACGACCTGATCGTGTCGAACCCGCCGTTCGTGATCTCCCCCGGCGCCCGGCTGACGTACCGCGACGGCGGGATGGGCGGCGACGACCTGTGCCGGACCCTCGTCCAGGAGGCCGGGGCGCACCTCAACCCGGGCGGGTACGCGCAGTTCCTCGGCAACTGGCAGCACGTGGACGGCGAGGACTGGCACGACCGGGTCCGCGCCTGGGTGCCGCGCGGCTGCGACGCGTGGATCGTGCAGCGTGACGTGCAGGACGTCACGCAGTACGCGGAGCTGTGGCTGCGCGACGCGGGCGACCACCGCACCGACCCCGCCGAGTACGCGCGCCGGTACGAGGACTGGCTGGACGAGTTCGAGGCCCGCAAGACCAAGGCCGTCGGCTTCGGCTGGATCACGTTGCGCCGCAGCGACGCGGCGGAGCCGTCGATCGTGGTCGAGGAGTGGCCGCACTCGGTGGAGCAGCCGCTCGGCGACGCCGTGGTGGCCCACTTCGCCCGGCAGGACTACCTGCGGGACCACGACGACGCGGCCCTGCTGGAGGCCCGCTTCGTACTGGCGGAGGAGATCGTCCAGGAGCAGGTCGGCGCGCCCGGCGCGGAGGACCCGGAGCACGTGGTGCTGCGGCAGAACCGCGGGATGCGGCGCGCGACCAAGGTCGACACGGTCGGGGCGGGCTTCGCCGGAGTGTGCGACGGCTCACTCACGGCGGGCCGGATCCTGGACGCGATCGCACACCTGGTGCAGGAGGATCCCGTCGTGCTGCGGGACCGGACTCCGGGGTCCATCCGGATGCTGGTCGAGCAGGGGTTCCTGGAGCCGGCGGACGGCTGA
- the bldG gene encoding anti-sigma factor antagonist BldG, producing the protein MDLSLSTRTVGDRTVVEVGGEIDVYTAPKLREQLVELVNDGSYHLVVDMERVDFLDSTGLGVLVGGLKRVRAHEGSLRLVCNQERILKIFRITGLTKVFPIHTTVEDAVAATD; encoded by the coding sequence GTGGACCTGTCCCTGTCGACTCGCACTGTCGGCGACCGCACGGTCGTGGAGGTCGGTGGCGAGATTGATGTGTATACCGCGCCCAAGCTGCGCGAGCAGTTGGTCGAGTTGGTGAACGACGGCAGCTACCACTTGGTTGTCGACATGGAGCGAGTGGACTTCCTCGACTCCACCGGGCTTGGTGTGCTCGTGGGAGGTCTCAAGCGCGTTCGTGCGCACGAGGGCTCGCTGCGACTGGTGTGCAACCAGGAGCGCATCCTGAAGATCTTCCGCATCACCGGTCTGACCAAGGTGTTCCCGATCCACACGACGGTGGAAGACGCCGTCGCAGCCACCGACTGA
- a CDS encoding DUF4244 domain-containing protein produces MRIIWLRLRSALSGRANDAGMSTSEYAMGTIAACAFAAVLYKVVTSEVVSTALQSTIGKALDVPF; encoded by the coding sequence ATGAGGATCATCTGGTTGCGCCTGCGGTCCGCGCTGAGCGGTCGGGCGAACGACGCGGGGATGTCCACTTCCGAATACGCCATGGGCACGATCGCGGCGTGTGCATTCGCGGCCGTTCTGTACAAGGTGGTGACGAGCGAGGTGGTCTCCACGGCACTTCAGTCGACCATCGGAAAGGCACTCGATGTGCCGTTCTGA
- a CDS encoding sodium-translocating pyrophosphatase, which produces MTGLFTPNAPVGNSDLAAAVLTDDNRLIVMVIAAVALAALVVAQILVRQVLAADEGTDSMKKIAAAVQEGANAYLGRQLRTLGIFAVVVFFLLFLLPADDWTQRAGRSAFFLVGAIFSAATGYIGMRLAVRANVRVAAAAREATPAEGEPAKDLTDVAHKAMRIAFRTGGVVGMFTVGLGLFGASCVVLVYAADAPKVLEGFGLGAALIAMFMRVGGGIFTKAADVGADLVGKVEQGIPEDDPRNAATIADNVGDNVGDCAGMAADLFESYAVTLVAALILGKAAFGDLGLAFPLIVPAIGVITAMIGIFAVSPRRADRSGMTAINRGFFISAVISLVLVAIAVFVYLPASYKDLVGVENASITNHSGDPRILALVAVAIGIVLAALIQQLTGYFTETTRRPVRDIGKSSLTGAATVILAGISVGLESAVYTALLIGLGVYGAFLLGGTSIMLALFAVALAGTGLLTTVGVIVAMDTFGPVSDNAQGIAEMSGDVEGAGAQVLTDLDAVGNTTKAITKGIAIATAVLAAAALFGSYNDAIANAVQQVGAKAGEMNLSLDIAQPNNLVGLILGAAVVFLFSGLAINAVSRSAGAVVYEVRRQFREHPGIMDYTETPEYGRVVDICTKDALRELATPGLLAVLTPIAVGFSLGVGALGSFLAGAIGTGTLMAVFLANSGGAWDNAKKLVEDGHHGGKGSEAHAATVIGDTVGDPFKDTAGPAINPLLKVMNLVALLIAPAVVQFSYGADTSATVRAIVAVIAIAVIIGAVYISKRRGIAVGDEGDGSAPAERVAQQADPAVVS; this is translated from the coding sequence ATGACGGGGCTCTTCACCCCCAACGCGCCGGTCGGAAACTCTGATCTGGCAGCCGCAGTACTCACCGATGACAATCGGCTCATCGTGATGGTGATCGCGGCCGTGGCACTTGCCGCACTCGTCGTCGCGCAGATCCTGGTCCGCCAGGTCCTCGCCGCGGACGAGGGCACCGACAGCATGAAGAAAATCGCCGCAGCCGTCCAGGAAGGCGCCAACGCCTACCTCGGCCGGCAGCTGCGCACCCTCGGGATCTTCGCGGTCGTCGTGTTCTTCCTGCTCTTCCTGCTGCCCGCCGACGACTGGACGCAGAGGGCGGGACGTTCCGCCTTCTTCCTCGTGGGCGCCATCTTCTCGGCGGCCACCGGCTACATCGGCATGCGGCTCGCGGTCCGCGCCAACGTCCGCGTCGCCGCGGCCGCACGCGAGGCCACCCCCGCCGAGGGCGAGCCCGCCAAGGACCTCACCGACGTCGCCCACAAGGCCATGCGGATCGCCTTCCGCACCGGCGGCGTCGTCGGCATGTTCACCGTCGGCCTCGGCCTCTTCGGCGCCTCCTGCGTCGTTCTGGTCTACGCCGCCGACGCCCCCAAGGTCCTGGAGGGCTTCGGCCTCGGCGCCGCCCTGATCGCGATGTTCATGCGCGTGGGCGGCGGCATCTTCACCAAGGCCGCCGACGTCGGCGCCGACCTGGTCGGCAAGGTCGAGCAGGGCATTCCGGAGGACGACCCGCGCAATGCCGCGACCATCGCCGACAACGTGGGCGACAACGTCGGCGACTGCGCCGGTATGGCGGCCGACCTCTTCGAGTCGTACGCCGTCACGCTCGTGGCGGCGCTCATCCTGGGCAAGGCCGCCTTCGGCGACCTGGGCCTGGCCTTCCCGCTGATCGTCCCCGCCATCGGCGTCATCACCGCCATGATCGGCATCTTCGCGGTCTCCCCGCGCCGCGCCGACCGCAGCGGAATGACCGCGATCAACCGCGGCTTCTTCATCTCCGCGGTGATCTCGCTGGTGCTGGTCGCCATCGCCGTCTTCGTGTACCTGCCGGCGAGCTACAAGGACCTGGTCGGCGTCGAGAACGCCTCGATCACCAACCACTCCGGCGACCCGCGCATCCTGGCCCTCGTCGCCGTCGCCATCGGCATCGTGCTCGCGGCCCTGATCCAGCAGCTGACCGGCTACTTCACCGAGACCACCCGCCGTCCCGTCCGGGACATCGGCAAGTCCTCCCTGACCGGCGCGGCCACCGTCATCCTCGCTGGCATCTCCGTGGGCCTCGAGTCCGCCGTCTACACGGCGCTGCTCATCGGCCTCGGCGTGTACGGGGCGTTCCTGCTCGGCGGTACTTCGATCATGCTGGCGCTCTTCGCGGTGGCCCTGGCCGGCACCGGCCTGCTCACCACCGTCGGCGTCATCGTCGCCATGGACACCTTCGGGCCCGTCTCCGACAACGCCCAGGGCATCGCCGAGATGTCCGGCGACGTCGAGGGCGCCGGTGCACAGGTCCTGACCGACCTGGACGCCGTCGGCAACACCACCAAGGCCATCACCAAGGGCATCGCGATCGCCACCGCCGTGCTCGCCGCGGCTGCGCTGTTCGGCTCGTACAACGACGCCATCGCCAATGCGGTCCAGCAGGTCGGCGCCAAGGCCGGGGAGATGAACCTCAGCCTGGACATCGCCCAGCCCAACAACCTGGTCGGCCTGATCCTGGGCGCGGCGGTCGTGTTCCTGTTCTCCGGCCTCGCCATCAACGCCGTCTCCCGCTCCGCGGGCGCCGTCGTCTACGAGGTGCGCCGCCAGTTCCGCGAGCACCCCGGGATCATGGACTACACCGAGACTCCCGAGTACGGGCGCGTCGTGGACATCTGCACCAAGGACGCGCTGCGCGAGCTCGCCACGCCCGGCCTGCTCGCCGTCCTCACCCCGATCGCCGTCGGGTTCTCGCTCGGCGTCGGCGCGCTCGGCTCGTTCCTCGCGGGCGCCATCGGCACCGGCACCCTGATGGCCGTCTTCCTCGCCAACTCCGGTGGCGCGTGGGACAACGCCAAGAAGCTCGTCGAGGACGGCCACCACGGCGGCAAGGGCAGCGAGGCCCACGCCGCGACCGTCATCGGCGACACCGTCGGCGACCCGTTCAAGGACACCGCCGGGCCCGCGATCAACCCACTGCTCAAGGTCATGAACCTGGTGGCGCTGCTGATCGCCCCGGCGGTCGTGCAGTTCAGCTACGGCGCCGACACGAGCGCGACCGTGCGCGCGATCGTCGCCGTCATCGCCATCGCCGTCATCATCGGCGCGGTGTACATCTCCAAGCGCCGCGGCATCGCCGTCGGCGACGAGGGCGACGGCTCGGCGCCCGCCGAGCGGGTGGCCCAGCAGGCCGATCCCGCGGTGGTTTCCTGA